The proteins below are encoded in one region of Leptolyngbyaceae cyanobacterium:
- a CDS encoding dual specificity protein phosphatase, with translation MFNQVKRLLGIESNQTPSKSTLSIDWVLPDKLGVGRLPKPGEGEILAKGNIKTVLSLCAETEGILPEDITNTFQCFRVVLPDRFYDTVMKAQELGEAVAIVRENLIKNQPVYVHCLAGIERSPTVCIAYLCRYENMELWEAANWVKQVHPNSLPSTSGLRAIREYLSQN, from the coding sequence ATGTTCAACCAAGTCAAACGACTACTAGGAATAGAATCCAATCAAACTCCTTCTAAAAGTACTCTTTCCATCGACTGGGTACTTCCCGATAAGCTAGGCGTGGGAAGATTACCCAAACCAGGCGAAGGCGAGATATTGGCAAAAGGGAATATTAAAACGGTACTTTCTTTGTGCGCGGAAACAGAAGGTATTTTACCTGAAGATATCACCAACACTTTTCAATGTTTCCGGGTAGTTTTACCCGATCGATTTTACGATACCGTGATGAAAGCGCAAGAACTAGGGGAAGCAGTGGCGATCGTGCGAGAAAATTTAATCAAGAATCAGCCAGTATACGTTCATTGTCTGGCCGGAATCGAGCGATCGCCTACTGTTTGTATTGCTTATCTGTGTCGTTACGAAAATATGGAACTCTGGGAAGCTGCCAATTGGGTTAAACAAGTTCATCCTAACTCTTTGCCCAGTACTTCTGGCTTACGTGCCATTCGGGAATACCTAAGTCAGAATTAA